In a genomic window of Acidimicrobiales bacterium:
- a CDS encoding transposase — GAIAAVLDGASWQRCRTHAMRNLLTRVPKSAQGLVATLVRTIFAQPDVTQVKAQFNRVVDQLETQFPAVAELLTDAEGDLLAFSALPPEHWRQIWSNNPVRHEAPSDPAEMKGLRLRAVAAA; from the coding sequence GGGCGCCATCGCCGCGGTCTTGGACGGGGCCTCCTGGCAGCGGTGCAGAACACACGCCATGCGCAACCTGTTGACCCGCGTCCCGAAGTCCGCCCAGGGCCTCGTCGCCACGCTCGTGCGGACGATCTTCGCCCAGCCCGACGTCACCCAGGTGAAGGCGCAGTTCAATCGGGTCGTCGACCAGCTCGAGACCCAGTTCCCCGCGGTCGCCGAGCTCCTCACCGACGCCGAGGGGGACCTGTTGGCGTTCAGCGCGCTCCCGCCCGAGCACTGGCGCCAGATATGGAGCAACAACCCCGTGCGCCACGAGGCGCCATCTGACCCGGCGGAGATGAAAGGGCTCCGCCTTCGGGCTGTCGCAGCGGCCTGA
- a CDS encoding group II intron maturase-specific domain-containing protein, with the protein MKTKVRTMTREATNQPLAVLCYRLSPVVRGWVNYFRHGTSKATFDYLRRFTWRRVICWLRHKHPKANWKQLRRRYLPGWWPTDGKVTLFDPMTVPVTRYRYRANNIPSPWTSSAIEEAA; encoded by the coding sequence GTGAAGACCAAGGTGCGCACGATGACCAGGGAGGCCACCAACCAGCCGCTCGCCGTCCTTTGCTACCGGCTCAGCCCGGTCGTTCGAGGATGGGTCAACTACTTCCGGCACGGCACGTCGAAGGCCACCTTCGACTACCTCCGTCGCTTCACCTGGAGGCGGGTCATCTGTTGGCTCCGCCACAAGCACCCGAAGGCCAACTGGAAGCAGCTCCGTCGCCGCTATCTCCCTGGGTGGTGGCCGACGGACGGCAAGGTCACGCTGTTCGACCCGATGACGGTGCCGGTCACCCGCTACCGCTACCGGGCGAACAACATCCCTTCGCCGTGGACGAGCAGCGCGATCGAAGAGGCGGCATGA
- a CDS encoding Fic family protein: protein MPGRPRRVEIYSRLDEAFAELHERLGGLPDPAEAGGIWTTIWYEEAHHSTAIEGNTLVLKQVEALLSEGRAVGNKELAEYMEVKGYADAAKWVYEQALKPERSDGSALMLSEVRWIHQVALGPVWEVAPHSQATPRESPGSFREHDIAPFPGGMKPPSWPEVPGAMREWVRRADALADAASPFEELGLLHAQFERIHPFLDGNGRAGRLLMNLLLVRLGYAPAIVYKRDRSRYLRALRAADDGDPGALGEMLARAVLDNLYRFIVPAVAGPRRLVPLAALADDQISEGALKMAASRGRLRAQKGNDGQWRSSRAFVDEYKANRQVHRTS, encoded by the coding sequence ATGCCCGGTCGCCCGAGGCGGGTTGAGATCTACAGCCGCCTCGACGAGGCGTTCGCCGAGCTGCACGAGCGCCTGGGCGGTCTCCCTGACCCCGCCGAGGCAGGGGGCATCTGGACGACCATCTGGTACGAGGAAGCGCACCACTCCACAGCGATCGAGGGCAACACCCTCGTTCTCAAGCAGGTCGAGGCGCTTCTCTCCGAAGGACGAGCTGTCGGCAACAAGGAGCTCGCCGAGTACATGGAGGTGAAGGGCTACGCGGACGCCGCGAAGTGGGTCTACGAACAGGCGCTCAAGCCCGAGCGCTCCGACGGCTCCGCGCTGATGCTCTCCGAGGTGCGCTGGATCCATCAGGTTGCGCTCGGCCCCGTATGGGAAGTTGCCCCTCATTCGCAGGCGACCCCCAGGGAATCACCGGGAAGCTTTCGCGAGCACGACATCGCGCCGTTTCCCGGAGGCATGAAACCGCCGAGCTGGCCCGAGGTGCCGGGCGCCATGCGAGAGTGGGTACGACGAGCCGACGCCCTCGCAGATGCGGCGTCGCCCTTCGAGGAGTTGGGATTGCTGCACGCTCAATTCGAGCGAATCCACCCCTTTCTCGATGGAAACGGGCGCGCTGGGCGCCTGCTGATGAACCTCCTCCTCGTACGCCTCGGCTACGCCCCCGCCATCGTCTACAAGCGCGATCGCTCGAGATATTTGCGGGCGCTTCGCGCAGCTGACGACGGCGACCCGGGGGCGCTCGGAGAGATGTTGGCCCGCGCGGTGCTCGACAATCTCTACCGCTTCATCGTTCCAGCCGTTGCCGGGCCGCGGCGTCTGGTGCCGTTGGCCGCCCTCGCCGACGACCAGATTTCCGAAGGTGCGTTGAAGATGGCCGCGAGCCGGGGGCGGTTGCGCGCTCAGAAGGGGAATGACGGGCAGTGGCGCAGCAGTCGCGCTTTTGTCGACGAGTACAAGGCCAATCGTCAGGTCCACCGGACCAGCTGA
- a CDS encoding penicillin-binding transpeptidase domain-containing protein, whose translation MRRLVADPPAAFASINGAAISDLEVTKASYKAGAPIVSGTAARVPVTEHLTIPGFGVWTVHTTLHLVERSGRWLVQWTPETIDPSLRPASQFALTATWPPRAPILGAGNVALTAEEETVTVGIEGKYVKDPSSLSAALVAAGATSAEASAALATAKVKPAYFEPVFTVSWARYLQLKPTLYPLPGTVFQTSEAREAVTPGLEAHLVGSVGPITAQELHALGAPYDTTSVVGQTGLEQYDQAQLAGTPGTTISVVSDDGSTLATLASKKPVPGTPVRTSINPTVQRAAEAALAHEDKPAALVAVDASTGQLLASVSDPSSDAFDQAFDGTFPPGSTFKTITSTALIEHGLSPSSSASCPTTITVGGELFHNAEGDAPVQNMAQAFTESCNTAFIGLTTKNLDPANLPAAAAEYDVGTSPDIGLTVFGGSVPTPTSAAGLAATAIGQGSVLVSPLDMAMVAAAIDSGVVREPRLVLGAPDDRAPTHRLPTDVVDDLHVMMADVVASGTAANQGLPSGTYAKTGTAEYGSGNPLPTDAWLIGFRGNVAFAVLVVDGGYGGPTDGPIAASFLNALGTSG comes from the coding sequence ATGCGGCGCCTCGTGGCAGACCCGCCCGCCGCATTCGCGAGCATCAACGGTGCGGCGATTTCTGACCTCGAAGTGACCAAGGCGAGCTACAAAGCTGGCGCACCCATCGTCTCTGGCACCGCGGCACGGGTCCCGGTGACCGAGCACCTCACGATCCCTGGGTTCGGTGTGTGGACGGTCCACACGACCTTGCACCTGGTGGAGCGTTCCGGTCGCTGGCTCGTGCAATGGACGCCCGAGACGATCGACCCGTCCCTCCGTCCAGCCAGTCAATTTGCCCTGACGGCGACCTGGCCGCCCCGTGCCCCAATTCTCGGCGCCGGCAACGTGGCGCTCACGGCCGAGGAGGAAACGGTGACTGTCGGCATCGAGGGGAAATACGTGAAAGACCCGTCCTCGCTTTCAGCGGCGCTCGTCGCTGCCGGAGCGACGAGCGCGGAAGCGAGCGCCGCTCTCGCCACAGCGAAGGTGAAGCCAGCGTACTTCGAGCCCGTCTTCACGGTCTCATGGGCCCGGTACCTGCAGCTGAAGCCGACCCTCTATCCGCTACCGGGAACCGTTTTCCAGACCTCCGAGGCGCGCGAGGCCGTCACGCCGGGACTCGAGGCCCACCTCGTCGGGAGCGTGGGTCCGATCACCGCCCAGGAGCTGCACGCGCTCGGCGCCCCATATGACACGACGAGCGTCGTAGGCCAGACCGGACTCGAACAGTACGACCAGGCCCAGCTCGCCGGGACTCCCGGAACCACGATCTCGGTGGTGAGCGATGACGGGTCGACGTTGGCGACGCTTGCGAGCAAGAAGCCGGTGCCCGGCACCCCGGTACGTACCTCCATCAACCCCACGGTGCAACGCGCCGCGGAGGCAGCGCTCGCGCACGAAGACAAGCCAGCCGCCCTCGTCGCCGTCGACGCCAGCACCGGCCAGCTGCTCGCCTCGGTGAGCGACCCGAGCAGTGACGCGTTCGATCAAGCTTTCGACGGGACCTTCCCGCCCGGCTCAACGTTCAAGACGATCACGAGCACCGCGCTCATCGAGCACGGTCTTTCACCCAGCTCGTCGGCAAGCTGCCCGACGACGATCACCGTCGGCGGCGAGCTGTTTCACAATGCCGAAGGTGACGCTCCAGTGCAGAACATGGCCCAGGCTTTTACCGAGTCCTGCAACACCGCGTTCATTGGTCTCACGACGAAAAACCTCGATCCGGCGAACCTTCCCGCCGCGGCCGCCGAATACGACGTCGGCACGTCGCCCGACATTGGGCTCACAGTCTTCGGCGGCAGCGTGCCGACGCCGACCAGCGCCGCCGGGCTCGCTGCCACCGCAATCGGTCAGGGCAGCGTGCTCGTCTCGCCGCTCGACATGGCGATGGTCGCCGCGGCGATCGATTCGGGGGTCGTGCGTGAGCCGCGCCTCGTGCTCGGGGCGCCGGACGACCGGGCACCGACCCACCGTCTGCCCACCGACGTGGTGGATGATCTGCACGTGATGATGGCCGATGTCGTCGCGAGCGGGACCGCCGCGAACCAGGGTCTGCCATCCGGGACCTACGCGAAGACCGGGACCGCCGAGTACGGGAGTGGCAACCCGCTCCCGACCGACGCCTGGCTCATCGGCTTTCGCGGGAACGTTGCCTTCGCGGTGCTCGTCGTCGACGGCGGCTACGGCGGTCCGACCGACGGCCCAATCGCCGCATCATTTCTCAACGCTCTTGGCACGTCTGGTTAG
- a CDS encoding HipA domain-containing protein: MPGDVLNIWIDGRVVATLQRARSDIRLQYEPDEQQRSGDGSIVLSTSLPVRSQPYDGDVVGYWLEGVLPEGEARTVLESLYDVRRGDAFGLLRRIGRECAGAVAFLPEGREPAPPGRPKPITDDELAEAITNLPAHPLGDTAESGISLGGLQSKLLVCKTPDGWALPANGAPSTHIMKPAPAQHLGLARAEAYAMNLAAAAGLSAAAVDLLVVDGRDVLVVERFDRELVDGVTRRLHQEDACQALGRDPRDRRKYQQATGGPSYGAIAKLLSAHAVDVDRELRALTEAMTFTCAIGNTDAHGKNHGFLIADGTLSLAPIYDAAPTESFVAGRNLAMYVGAQTRIDRVNRIQLALEAHSWGLPKSSVTDLIDETLNRIRDALGNVATDDVPREVVEDVAQYHQRLAESRVLQRG, translated from the coding sequence GTGCCTGGCGACGTCCTCAACATCTGGATCGACGGGCGGGTAGTCGCCACTTTGCAGCGTGCCCGCTCGGACATCCGCCTCCAGTACGAGCCCGACGAGCAGCAGCGCTCCGGTGACGGCTCGATCGTGCTGTCGACGTCGCTTCCTGTGCGGTCGCAGCCCTACGACGGGGACGTGGTCGGATACTGGCTCGAGGGAGTGCTTCCTGAGGGCGAGGCCCGCACCGTCCTCGAGTCGCTCTACGACGTCCGCCGAGGTGACGCGTTCGGGCTCCTCCGCCGCATCGGCCGTGAGTGCGCCGGCGCGGTCGCGTTCCTTCCTGAGGGCAGAGAGCCGGCGCCACCAGGCCGGCCGAAACCGATCACCGACGACGAGCTCGCCGAGGCAATCACCAACCTCCCCGCCCACCCCCTCGGCGACACGGCCGAATCGGGGATCTCCCTCGGGGGCCTGCAATCGAAGCTCCTCGTCTGCAAGACGCCCGACGGCTGGGCACTTCCTGCCAACGGTGCTCCCTCGACCCACATCATGAAGCCAGCGCCGGCGCAGCATCTCGGCCTTGCAAGGGCCGAGGCCTACGCGATGAACCTCGCTGCGGCCGCGGGCCTCTCGGCGGCCGCCGTTGACCTCCTCGTCGTCGACGGCCGCGACGTGCTCGTGGTCGAGCGCTTCGACCGGGAACTCGTCGACGGTGTCACCCGCCGCCTGCACCAAGAGGACGCCTGTCAGGCACTCGGACGCGACCCGCGGGACCGGCGGAAGTACCAACAGGCCACTGGCGGCCCCTCCTACGGTGCGATCGCCAAGCTCCTTTCCGCTCACGCCGTCGACGTCGACCGGGAGCTCCGCGCGCTCACGGAGGCGATGACCTTCACATGTGCGATCGGCAATACCGACGCCCACGGCAAGAACCACGGCTTCCTCATTGCCGATGGGACGCTCTCCCTCGCCCCGATCTATGACGCCGCGCCGACCGAGTCGTTCGTGGCGGGGCGGAACCTCGCGATGTACGTCGGGGCGCAGACGCGGATCGACCGCGTCAACCGGATCCAGCTCGCGCTCGAAGCTCACTCGTGGGGGCTCCCCAAGTCGTCGGTGACCGACCTCATCGACGAGACACTCAATCGCATCAGGGACGCGCTCGGGAACGTCGCCACCGACGATGTCCCGCGAGAGGTCGTCGAGGACGTCGCTCAGTACCACCAGCGGCTCGCCGAGTCGCGCGTCCTCCAACGCGGCTGA
- a CDS encoding helix-turn-helix transcriptional regulator: MAISTHQPRWYRIRDEASLGDAIAAVRKASGRSQEQLAARIGAERASIRRIEQGRLAVLGRIMKALGVCGYELIAVPRGTKVTVE; this comes from the coding sequence GTGGCAATTTCGACGCACCAACCTCGGTGGTACCGCATCCGCGACGAAGCGTCGCTTGGCGATGCAATCGCAGCTGTCAGGAAGGCGAGTGGAAGGAGCCAGGAGCAGCTCGCCGCGCGCATCGGAGCAGAACGGGCCTCGATCCGCCGGATCGAACAGGGCCGCCTCGCCGTGCTCGGCAGGATCATGAAGGCACTCGGCGTCTGCGGCTACGAGCTGATCGCGGTACCGCGTGGCACGAAGGTCACGGTCGAGTAG
- a CDS encoding lipopolysaccharide assembly protein LapA domain-containing protein, translated as MSNSSDLPSTGAELGVPPPDATAAVPVDAAAAVDRPSAQAEVPGKGARRRRQAREDRAHTRISGAWAAVTVGVVVGIALIDFVVENTRSVRVDFFSASGRMPVAVALLAAAAAGATVVLVVGICRTTQLRLSIRRRRGKASANATSATQDSALVTTEDRP; from the coding sequence ATGAGCAACAGCAGCGACCTTCCATCAACGGGCGCCGAGCTCGGAGTCCCGCCGCCGGACGCGACCGCGGCCGTACCGGTTGATGCGGCGGCCGCGGTCGACCGACCGAGCGCGCAGGCTGAGGTGCCAGGCAAGGGTGCGCGCAGGAGACGCCAAGCGCGAGAGGACAGAGCCCACACCCGCATCAGCGGAGCGTGGGCGGCGGTCACCGTCGGCGTCGTCGTCGGCATCGCCCTCATCGACTTCGTCGTCGAGAACACCCGCTCGGTCCGAGTGGACTTCTTCTCCGCGAGCGGGCGCATGCCGGTCGCTGTCGCACTCCTGGCCGCGGCAGCCGCGGGGGCAACCGTGGTGCTCGTCGTCGGAATCTGCCGTACCACCCAGCTCCGTCTGTCGATCAGACGTCGACGAGGGAAAGCGAGCGCCAACGCGACCAGCGCCACTCAGGATTCCGCGCTCGTCACGACTGAAGATCGGCCGTGA
- a CDS encoding ArsR family transcriptional regulator codes for MLSMENWSFLTNHGQALLCIAKDPGTRLRDIADALQITERRAQGIVTDLTEAGYVKKGREGRRNRYEVLAHLPLRAAVGPDLTVGELLNLFVEPSSTLSRETS; via the coding sequence ATGCTCTCCATGGAGAACTGGAGCTTCCTCACCAACCACGGCCAGGCACTCCTCTGCATCGCCAAGGACCCCGGTACGCGACTTCGCGACATCGCCGACGCGCTGCAGATCACCGAGCGGAGGGCGCAAGGGATCGTCACCGACCTGACCGAGGCGGGCTACGTGAAGAAGGGGCGCGAGGGCCGGCGCAACCGCTACGAGGTGCTCGCCCACCTCCCGCTTAGAGCGGCGGTCGGGCCGGACCTGACCGTTGGCGAACTCCTGAACCTCTTCGTCGAACCGAGCAGCACCCTATCGAGAGAGACATCATGA
- a CDS encoding ice-binding family protein, giving the protein MLALALVTGLVAPLSLLLSGPAGAAAVSVPLGTAESFGVLAGAGMTNTGPTTINGDVGTYPTTTETGTGSLTVNGTNHAGDAVTQQAKTDLVTAYGNAARQGPTSPVTADLGGQALTAGVYNSASSLGLTGTLTLNGQGNAGAVFVFQAGSTLTTASASQVVLINGAQSCNVFWQIGSSATLGTSSKFVGTVLALQSITVTTSVTVDGRVLARNGAVTLDSDTITASRCAAATATTVTTTPSGATAGSVTATTAPGTTATTTATAAAAAKATVAKAAKTARKRARARAAAKAAAATKAAKPVSFAKPARAHVGFTG; this is encoded by the coding sequence ATGCTGGCGCTCGCCCTCGTCACCGGCCTCGTCGCCCCTTTGTCGCTGCTCCTCTCCGGCCCCGCCGGTGCAGCTGCCGTGTCGGTTCCGCTCGGAACGGCGGAAAGCTTCGGCGTACTGGCGGGAGCCGGGATGACCAACACCGGCCCGACCACGATCAACGGCGACGTCGGCACCTACCCGACCACCACCGAAACGGGTACCGGCTCGCTCACCGTGAACGGGACGAACCACGCCGGAGACGCTGTCACCCAGCAGGCAAAGACCGATCTCGTCACCGCCTACGGCAACGCCGCCAGGCAGGGGCCGACCTCCCCGGTCACCGCCGACCTCGGCGGTCAGGCGTTGACGGCCGGCGTCTACAACTCCGCGTCCTCGCTCGGGCTCACCGGCACCCTCACCTTGAACGGTCAGGGCAACGCCGGCGCCGTCTTCGTCTTCCAGGCGGGTTCGACGCTCACCACGGCCTCCGCGAGCCAGGTCGTGCTGATCAACGGCGCGCAGTCCTGCAACGTCTTCTGGCAGATCGGCAGCTCGGCGACGCTCGGCACCTCCTCCAAGTTCGTGGGGACGGTGCTCGCACTGCAGAGCATCACGGTGACCACGAGCGTGACGGTCGACGGACGGGTGCTCGCCCGTAACGGCGCTGTCACCCTCGACAGCGACACGATCACCGCGTCGAGGTGCGCGGCGGCCACCGCGACGACCGTGACCACGACTCCTTCGGGGGCGACGGCCGGCTCGGTCACCGCGACGACGGCACCGGGCACGACCGCGACGACCACCGCGACGGCCGCCGCGGCCGCCAAGGCGACCGTGGCCAAGGCAGCCAAGACAGCGAGGAAGAGGGCGAGGGCGAGAGCTGCGGCGAAGGCCGCAGCCGCGACGAAGGCGGCCAAGCCCGTCAGCTTTGCGAAGCCCGCCCGAGCGCACGTCGGCTTCACGGGTTGA
- a CDS encoding L,D-transpeptidase, with translation MVSVRAAWGIRGGLLSAAVLLGFLGFAYSTHGAVGVESAVVSGPSGQGAAATSGRRLAVLLSAHEAYSRPGGTSRALTDVQAVRPLTDVQAVRPLTGEQTVLPVLGTAQFHGGVWLQVMLPGRPDGRSGWITASGTRTSATDYSVVVDTTRRTLTVDYDGYAVRTAAVVVGKPSTPTPAGKFFVEEVLQLPADAVGAPYAFALSARSNVLQEFDGGPGQIAMHGLDNVGGVLGTAASHGCVRLDTSTLTWMVTRIGPGTPVTVVG, from the coding sequence ATGGTGAGCGTGCGCGCCGCGTGGGGCATCCGCGGCGGGCTGCTCTCGGCCGCGGTGCTCCTCGGCTTCCTCGGCTTCGCGTACTCGACACACGGGGCCGTGGGTGTCGAGAGCGCCGTCGTCTCCGGCCCTTCGGGCCAAGGCGCGGCGGCGACGTCCGGCCGGCGACTCGCGGTGCTCCTCTCGGCTCACGAGGCGTACTCCCGACCGGGAGGCACCTCGCGGGCGCTGACCGACGTCCAGGCGGTGCGGCCGCTCACCGACGTCCAGGCGGTGCGGCCGCTCACCGGAGAGCAGACCGTGCTCCCCGTCCTCGGCACCGCGCAGTTTCATGGCGGGGTGTGGCTCCAGGTGATGCTCCCGGGACGGCCCGACGGGCGCAGCGGCTGGATCACGGCGAGCGGGACCCGCACCTCTGCGACGGACTATTCCGTCGTGGTGGACACGACGAGGCGCACGCTGACCGTCGACTACGACGGGTACGCCGTGCGCACCGCGGCCGTGGTCGTCGGCAAGCCTTCGACGCCCACCCCCGCCGGGAAGTTCTTCGTCGAGGAGGTGCTGCAGCTTCCAGCTGACGCCGTCGGGGCACCGTACGCATTTGCGCTCAGCGCGCGCTCGAACGTGCTCCAGGAGTTCGACGGTGGGCCCGGGCAGATCGCGATGCACGGCCTCGACAACGTCGGCGGCGTGCTCGGGACGGCGGCCTCGCACGGCTGCGTGCGCCTCGATACCTCGACGCTCACGTGGATGGTGACCCGGATCGGGCCGGGTACCCCGGTGACGGTCGTCGGCTAG
- a CDS encoding acyl-CoA desaturase, which translates to MQQQTMDPALDPEVAAVAPPRPTSRVGTVVTALVLFGPFAGAILGAIFVARRETTVTSLAIAVVLYLLSGHGLSAGFHRMCTHRAFRATRATKIALVLLGSLTFEGGVLGWASNHRQHHAFTDLPGDPHSPHLAGSSIGAQLRGAVHAHAGWLFVPPPQDAERWIPDLLADHDLVVLDRLFPLWCGVSLAVPTLLGFAFTGTGSGALGGFIWGGLVRVFVLQQATFAVNSACHLFGRSPFRTRKGDQARNLPLLGIVAMGEGWHNLHHAMPRSVRCGVGHGGWDSTARLVWLLERAGMVKDVHWPDAQTLAARRRERPLPPNS; encoded by the coding sequence GTGCAGCAGCAGACAATGGACCCGGCCCTCGACCCTGAGGTCGCCGCGGTCGCGCCCCCCCGGCCGACCAGCCGCGTCGGCACCGTCGTCACCGCCCTCGTGCTCTTCGGGCCCTTCGCCGGGGCGATCCTCGGCGCGATCTTCGTCGCACGTCGTGAGACGACGGTGACGAGCCTCGCGATCGCGGTCGTCCTCTACCTGCTGAGCGGCCACGGCCTCTCGGCCGGCTTCCACCGCATGTGCACCCACCGGGCCTTCCGCGCGACGCGCGCCACCAAGATCGCGCTCGTCCTCCTCGGCTCGCTCACCTTCGAGGGGGGAGTGCTCGGCTGGGCGTCGAACCACCGCCAGCACCACGCCTTCACGGACCTCCCCGGCGATCCCCACTCCCCGCATCTCGCCGGCTCCTCGATCGGCGCGCAGCTGCGGGGCGCGGTGCACGCGCACGCGGGCTGGCTGTTCGTGCCGCCCCCCCAGGACGCCGAGCGCTGGATCCCCGACCTGCTCGCCGACCACGACCTCGTCGTCCTCGACCGCCTCTTCCCGCTGTGGTGCGGCGTCTCGCTCGCCGTGCCGACCCTGCTCGGCTTCGCCTTCACCGGGACGGGGAGCGGGGCGCTCGGCGGCTTCATCTGGGGCGGTCTCGTGCGCGTCTTCGTGCTGCAGCAAGCGACGTTCGCGGTGAACTCGGCGTGCCACCTCTTCGGTCGGAGCCCCTTCCGCACCCGAAAGGGCGACCAGGCGCGCAACCTCCCGCTGCTCGGCATCGTCGCGATGGGCGAGGGCTGGCACAACCTCCACCACGCGATGCCGCGCAGCGTGCGTTGCGGTGTCGGCCACGGCGGGTGGGACTCGACGGCCCGCCTCGTCTGGCTGCTAGAGCGGGCCGGCATGGTGAAGGACGTCCACTGGCCCGATGCGCAGACCCTCGCCGCCCGCCGGCGCGAGCGACCGCTCCCCCCCAACAGCTGA
- a CDS encoding VOC family protein, translated as MAEFSEYEHGTPCWVDISSPDQAATRAFYTGLFGWEVEELPADAGGYAQFTLGGKVVAGTGPQMMPGMPTVWTTYVKVDDAAAVTAAATEKGATVFVEPMEVMQAGKMAMFADPMGVPIALWQPGQHFGAELANEPGAFTWNELQSRDVEAAKSFYGAVFGWGEATEDFGGMPYTQFMLGEKPVAGMLPINPMVPAEVPGFWLVYFAVTDTDATVARAGELGGSVLMPAIDSPVGRFGILNDTDGAAFAVIQLPG; from the coding sequence ATGGCCGAATTCAGCGAGTACGAGCACGGCACGCCCTGCTGGGTGGACATCTCGAGTCCGGACCAGGCGGCGACGCGTGCCTTCTACACGGGGCTGTTCGGGTGGGAGGTGGAGGAGCTCCCCGCCGACGCCGGCGGTTACGCGCAGTTCACCCTCGGCGGCAAGGTCGTCGCCGGGACCGGCCCGCAGATGATGCCCGGCATGCCGACCGTGTGGACCACCTACGTGAAGGTCGACGACGCGGCAGCGGTGACGGCGGCGGCGACCGAGAAGGGCGCGACGGTCTTCGTCGAGCCGATGGAGGTCATGCAGGCGGGGAAGATGGCGATGTTCGCGGACCCGATGGGTGTGCCGATCGCCCTCTGGCAGCCGGGCCAGCACTTCGGAGCGGAGCTCGCGAACGAGCCCGGCGCTTTCACCTGGAACGAGCTACAGAGCCGGGACGTGGAGGCGGCGAAGTCCTTCTACGGCGCCGTCTTCGGTTGGGGCGAGGCGACCGAGGACTTCGGCGGGATGCCCTACACCCAGTTCATGCTCGGCGAGAAGCCCGTCGCCGGCATGCTCCCGATCAACCCGATGGTCCCGGCCGAGGTCCCCGGCTTCTGGCTCGTCTACTTCGCCGTGACGGACACCGACGCCACGGTCGCCAGGGCCGGGGAGCTCGGTGGGAGCGTGTTGATGCCGGCGATCGACTCGCCCGTCGGCCGCTTCGGGATCCTCAACGACACCGACGGCGCCGCTTTCGCGGTGATCCAGCTGCCTGGCTGA
- a CDS encoding GNAT family N-acetyltransferase — protein sequence MALDIRTMRDSDVEEADTLWRAAFAGLGEGPPPERSDKERALDLSRFRHLLGTDPLGSAVAEVDGRVAGFCQAHRREKTFVLGMLGVHPDFQDRGIGKRLLERALSYGEGSTAQYIFSSMDPRALHRYVRAGFSLHPTVFATKRAGAPEGDELTAAPGSAGELAVVADIDRAVRGSARSEDVGFWLRAGQRLVLDEEGGYAVVSANRLTTLAARTEEVARRLLERVLRSPGEIGLSWIAAEQQWAVETAATAGCTLVVRGAVMSRGVEALPAPYLPNGLFG from the coding sequence ATGGCCCTCGATATCAGGACGATGCGCGACAGCGACGTCGAAGAAGCGGACACGCTGTGGCGGGCCGCCTTCGCCGGCCTCGGGGAGGGGCCGCCCCCCGAGCGCAGTGACAAGGAGCGAGCGCTCGACCTCTCGCGCTTCCGTCACCTGCTCGGGACGGACCCCCTCGGGAGCGCGGTCGCCGAGGTCGACGGCAGGGTCGCCGGCTTCTGCCAGGCGCACCGGCGGGAGAAGACCTTCGTGCTCGGGATGCTCGGCGTGCACCCCGACTTCCAGGACCGCGGGATCGGCAAGCGCCTCCTCGAACGGGCGCTCTCCTACGGCGAGGGCAGCACAGCGCAGTACATCTTCTCCTCGATGGACCCGCGGGCGCTGCACCGCTACGTGCGGGCGGGCTTCTCGCTGCACCCCACCGTCTTTGCCACCAAGAGGGCGGGGGCTCCCGAGGGAGACGAGCTCACCGCCGCGCCGGGCAGCGCCGGGGAGCTCGCCGTGGTCGCCGACATCGACCGCGCCGTGCGAGGCTCTGCCCGCTCCGAGGACGTCGGCTTCTGGCTGCGCGCCGGGCAGCGCCTGGTGCTCGACGAGGAGGGCGGCTACGCGGTCGTCAGCGCGAACCGCCTGACCACGCTCGCGGCCCGCACCGAGGAGGTGGCGCGCCGCCTCCTCGAGCGGGTGCTGCGCTCCCCGGGCGAGATCGGCCTCAGCTGGATCGCCGCCGAGCAGCAATGGGCGGTCGAGACCGCGGCCACCGCCGGCTGCACCCTCGTGGTGCGCGGCGCGGTGATGAGCCGGGGGGTGGAGGCGCTCCCCGCGCCCTACCTCCCGAACGGCTTGTTCGGCTGA